One Drosophila kikkawai strain 14028-0561.14 chromosome 3L, DkikHiC1v2, whole genome shotgun sequence genomic window carries:
- the Sfp65A gene encoding formin-like protein 2, translating to MHWFLAYAVVLLGTVALSNQQGMISVNTGTTDIDEAVGSAAIPDKGFITDTVVGSGDPNIKPPKGLPSTGGGITITSNSNVNTGDKTNVISTKIQDIKLPSPPRPPPPPPPPPPPPPPPPPPPPSSPPPPPPPPPPPPSPPPPPQNPNQWPALPEPTPISSIPPLGKTSYPNVNSREVQDNPPDPAPMGNIQVGL from the exons ATGCACTGGTTCCTCGCCTATGCGGTTGTCTTGCTGGGCACCGTTGCCCTGAGCAATCAGCAGGGGATGATTAGTGTAAACACCGGCACGACTGACATTGACGAAGCAGTTGGATCGGCTGCTATTCCGGACAAGGGATTCATTACGGACACTGTGGTGGGAAGTGGAGACCCAAATATTAAGCCTCCAAAGGGACTGCCTTCGACAGGAGGTGGGATTACcatcaccagcaacagcaatgtGAATACTGGCGATAAGACCAATGTGATTAGCACCAAAATTCAAGATATTAAACTGCCGTCACCACCACgaccaccgccaccgccgccgcctcctccgccaccgccaccaccaccgcctccGCCACCACCTTCGTCcccaccgccgccaccaccaccgccgccgccaccaccttcacctccaccgccgccacaGAATCCAAATCAATGGCCAGCTCTTCCTGAACCTACTCCCATCTCCTCAATCCCGCCCCTAGGGAAAACGTCATACCCCAATGTCAATTCAAGGGAAGTTCAAG ATAATCCGCCCGATCCCGCCCCTATGGGGAACATCCAGGTCGGACTCTAA